One Desulforhopalus sp. DNA segment encodes these proteins:
- a CDS encoding acyltransferase — protein sequence MAEEFLKVDKVPLAEQLHTGGGSVFTKYKNKTVGDMSLLRFCLYECFCMFLANLGGALGYVLRKKAAKYLFKSVGPGLILGRGLVVRHPGRVSFGTNVAVDDAVFIEACGSGETGVQLRDGVVLSRNCIVLGKNGYIVLGERVDVGFNCVFASVSGITIGASTIVAGNCYIGGGRYHHDRLHLPIMDQGAYSRGEIVVGENSWIGAGAIILDGVKLGKGVIVGAGAVVTKDAPDYAVLVGSPARTLRIRDGKKDSDG from the coding sequence ATGGCGGAAGAATTTTTAAAAGTCGATAAGGTTCCTTTAGCTGAGCAACTTCACACGGGAGGAGGTTCGGTATTTACCAAATATAAAAACAAGACCGTGGGCGATATGTCCTTGCTGCGGTTTTGCCTGTATGAGTGTTTCTGTATGTTTCTGGCCAATCTCGGCGGTGCCCTCGGCTACGTCTTGCGCAAGAAGGCGGCAAAATATCTCTTTAAGTCGGTTGGCCCTGGGCTCATACTAGGCCGAGGTTTGGTTGTCAGGCACCCCGGCAGAGTGTCTTTTGGTACCAATGTCGCCGTTGATGATGCTGTATTTATAGAGGCATGCGGCAGCGGTGAAACCGGGGTACAGTTGCGGGATGGGGTAGTTCTATCGCGTAATTGCATTGTCTTGGGGAAAAATGGTTATATCGTACTTGGCGAACGGGTTGATGTCGGTTTCAATTGTGTCTTTGCCTCGGTGAGTGGCATTACCATCGGCGCCTCGACCATTGTCGCCGGGAACTGTTATATCGGCGGTGGCCGGTATCACCATGACCGCCTTCATCTGCCGATCATGGATCAGGGGGCGTATTCGCGGGGCGAGATTGTCGTCGGTGAAAACAGTTGGATTGGTGCTGGAGCCATTATCCTCGACGGGGTCAAGCTCGGCAAAGGAGTGATAGTCGGTGCCGGGGCGGTGGTGACCAAGGATGCACCCGATTATGCGGTGCTGGTCGGATCACCGGCACGGACTCTTCGGATTCGCGATGGCAAAAAAGACAGTGATGGCTAA
- a CDS encoding LamG domain-containing protein, whose translation MAKKTVMAKKLMRIPNGLVAIFLLIAGLQPAFAAGADRIGAWTGGHTRVVWLQDHGNGSDTLATGKNLMLYGLDSRDGRGERPLLPEKSNYFRPILTPDGKQVIVSNRLTRQMQLVDWDTGKVVALGDGVAVAVWNDPKPSRFLGRITTWVYCFVGLEPENKYGTSQSLYRFPLDNPKKKELIWNKSNLAWDNIQLSRDGQVLGGLFPWPDGGVLWTRDKRWQRLGKGCWTSLSPDNSKLLWIFDGLHRNVQVYDVAAGKDWQVNINGAPGIGGFEVYHPRWSNHPRYFVITGPYEKGEGGNRIGGGGEKVEIHIGRFDEGAKKVEDWLKVTDNDRADFYPDLWIEGGETAQLVEALSSQNSGDGAGLTTSWPAGRENLVFVWENMKAANQLDEKSPVGFFQCNIQLRGRALFSRDLQLNTAGGFGETGEAAKKIFTALSRSGQASIEVMLHTAGGQRGSILAFTGSGKSRFELYQDGAALQARSATSGATASWPGFPAAGKPLHLTANISGQDLEVFADGVSLGKKALPFDFSGNACDNVILGDEKGALQARLSNFAVYNRLLTPAEIAVNSRLAHQQQGKTPAVARLVVEATLQDTTEIPSPEAIGAYQRALVVNTYTVSKVVKGTYSDSRILVAEWAILDRKIIKSYQTPALPEQLVLEKFADNPQLEGERQMMDVFEPDLEMYYRLPEAL comes from the coding sequence ATGGCAAAAAAGACAGTGATGGCTAAAAAGCTGATGCGCATACCCAATGGCCTGGTGGCGATATTTTTATTGATTGCCGGTTTGCAGCCTGCCTTTGCAGCGGGGGCGGACCGGATCGGCGCTTGGACCGGTGGCCATACCCGCGTAGTGTGGCTGCAGGACCACGGCAACGGTTCCGACACCCTGGCGACCGGCAAGAATCTCATGCTCTACGGTCTCGATTCCCGTGATGGCCGGGGCGAGCGGCCGCTTCTTCCTGAAAAGTCGAATTATTTCCGACCCATTCTCACTCCTGACGGCAAGCAGGTCATCGTCAGCAATCGTCTGACCCGACAAATGCAGCTCGTTGATTGGGATACCGGCAAGGTCGTGGCGCTTGGTGACGGCGTTGCCGTGGCGGTGTGGAACGATCCGAAGCCCAGTCGCTTCCTCGGCCGCATCACCACCTGGGTGTATTGTTTTGTCGGATTGGAGCCGGAGAATAAGTACGGCACCTCCCAATCTCTGTACCGATTTCCCCTGGATAATCCAAAGAAAAAGGAATTGATCTGGAACAAGTCCAATCTTGCCTGGGATAACATCCAGCTTTCCCGCGATGGTCAGGTGCTGGGCGGGCTTTTTCCCTGGCCGGACGGAGGGGTGCTATGGACCAGGGACAAGCGCTGGCAGCGCCTTGGTAAGGGCTGCTGGACCAGCCTCAGTCCCGATAACTCGAAACTGCTCTGGATCTTTGACGGCCTGCACCGCAATGTCCAGGTCTATGATGTTGCCGCCGGTAAGGATTGGCAGGTCAATATCAATGGTGCTCCCGGCATTGGCGGGTTTGAGGTGTATCATCCGCGCTGGAGCAACCATCCCCGCTATTTCGTTATCACCGGTCCCTACGAGAAGGGCGAAGGCGGCAACAGGATCGGCGGCGGCGGCGAAAAGGTGGAGATTCATATCGGCCGTTTTGACGAAGGGGCCAAAAAAGTCGAGGATTGGCTGAAGGTTACCGATAATGATCGCGCCGATTTTTATCCGGATCTGTGGATCGAGGGCGGAGAAACGGCGCAGCTGGTCGAGGCCCTGTCGTCCCAGAATAGCGGAGATGGCGCAGGCCTAACGACCAGCTGGCCTGCCGGCCGGGAAAACCTGGTCTTCGTCTGGGAAAACATGAAGGCCGCCAACCAGCTTGACGAGAAAAGTCCCGTGGGCTTTTTTCAATGTAATATTCAGCTGCGTGGCCGGGCGCTTTTTAGCAGAGATCTGCAGCTTAACACCGCCGGTGGTTTTGGAGAAACCGGGGAGGCGGCAAAGAAGATCTTTACGGCTTTATCCCGGAGCGGGCAGGCGAGCATCGAAGTGATGCTGCATACCGCAGGTGGCCAGCGGGGGAGCATCCTGGCGTTTACCGGCAGCGGGAAATCCCGGTTTGAGCTTTACCAGGACGGGGCGGCCCTGCAGGCCCGTTCGGCCACCAGCGGCGCCACGGCCTCCTGGCCGGGATTTCCCGCTGCCGGTAAACCGTTGCATCTAACGGCAAACATCAGCGGCCAAGACCTGGAGGTGTTCGCCGATGGGGTGAGCCTGGGTAAGAAGGCCTTGCCGTTCGATTTTTCCGGCAACGCTTGCGACAATGTGATCCTTGGCGATGAGAAAGGGGCTCTCCAGGCACGTCTTTCGAATTTTGCCGTGTATAATCGCCTGCTGACCCCGGCGGAGATTGCCGTCAACAGCCGCCTGGCCCACCAGCAGCAGGGCAAGACCCCGGCGGTGGCAAGGCTGGTGGTCGAAGCCACCCTGCAGGACACGACGGAAATCCCCTCGCCGGAGGCAATCGGTGCCTACCAGCGGGCCTTGGTCGTCAATACCTACACGGTCAGCAAGGTGGTCAAGGGGACATACAGCGACAGCCGGATACTGGTCGCTGAATGGGCGATTCTTGACCGTAAAATCATTAAATCCTACCAAACTCCCGCCCTGCCGGAACAGCTCGTCCTGGAGAAATTTGCCGATAATCCGCAGCTGGAAGGCGAACGGCAGATGATGGACGTTTTTGAGCCGGACCTTGAGATGTACTACCGGTTGCCGGAGGCCTTATAA
- a CDS encoding B12-binding domain-containing radical SAM protein, whose amino-acid sequence MKCLFVYKTASLDITDPMGIMCLIANVKKHGHDADLFLTNLEKNLFRAIREYQPDIIGFSITSGSEKYYLELIKRLRRHCRFIAILGGPHPTFFPEIIEQEDVDIICRGEGDEALVELLDRLRDGGDYTGIRNLWVKKGGQIYRNPMRPLIQDLDSLPFPNRSAFLKYYAYKHSSVKHFLASRGCPYDCTYCFNHMLKRLYREEAGGGQYCRIRSVDNVIRELEEVRAEYPLNIVYFHDDLFIMNRAWLKEFSVEYKKRVGLPMICYVRANLIDEEIVQCLKEANCITIAMGVESGNEHLRKTLLKRNMSNEQIVGAARLFHKYDISIMTQNMVGLPEETIDDAYQTIEVNTQVKPAYAWVSIFQPYPRTEMHTLCIERGYLDPAHEQHASYQVESPINTGMTKREFENLHKFFALAIEFPWIRKLSRHLIRWPNNFLFSVIYRVFKGYTHIFRLHMSSGEIGFLRYLWDLLGYKIRRRLGTTY is encoded by the coding sequence ATGAAATGCCTCTTTGTGTACAAGACAGCATCCCTGGATATCACCGACCCGATGGGTATCATGTGTCTCATTGCCAATGTCAAGAAACATGGCCATGACGCCGACCTCTTCCTCACCAACCTGGAAAAGAACCTGTTCCGGGCAATTCGTGAATACCAGCCTGATATCATAGGCTTCTCAATTACCAGTGGTTCAGAGAAATACTATCTGGAGCTCATCAAACGGCTTCGCCGCCATTGCCGGTTCATCGCCATCCTCGGCGGACCGCACCCCACCTTTTTCCCGGAAATTATCGAGCAGGAGGACGTCGATATCATTTGCCGAGGAGAGGGCGACGAGGCCTTGGTTGAACTCCTGGACAGATTGCGGGACGGCGGTGATTATACCGGTATCCGGAACCTGTGGGTGAAAAAAGGCGGACAGATTTACCGCAATCCAATGCGGCCGCTGATTCAGGACCTCGACAGCCTGCCCTTCCCCAACCGCTCGGCATTTCTCAAATACTATGCCTACAAACACAGCAGCGTCAAACATTTCCTGGCAAGCCGAGGCTGCCCCTATGATTGCACCTACTGCTTCAACCACATGCTCAAAAGACTGTATCGTGAAGAGGCCGGAGGCGGGCAATACTGCCGCATCCGCAGTGTTGACAACGTGATCCGGGAACTGGAGGAAGTGCGCGCTGAATATCCGTTGAACATCGTGTACTTCCATGACGATCTGTTCATCATGAACAGGGCCTGGCTGAAGGAGTTCTCGGTAGAATACAAAAAGCGCGTCGGCCTGCCGATGATTTGCTACGTCCGGGCCAATCTGATCGATGAAGAGATAGTGCAATGCCTGAAAGAGGCCAATTGCATCACAATCGCCATGGGGGTGGAAAGTGGCAACGAACACCTGCGCAAGACTCTCTTAAAACGCAATATGTCCAACGAACAGATTGTCGGGGCAGCGCGGCTGTTCCACAAATACGACATCTCGATCATGACCCAAAATATGGTCGGCCTCCCCGAGGAGACCATCGACGACGCCTACCAGACCATCGAGGTCAACACCCAAGTCAAGCCTGCTTATGCCTGGGTGTCCATTTTCCAACCCTATCCGCGTACCGAAATGCATACCCTGTGCATTGAAAGGGGCTATCTTGATCCGGCGCATGAGCAGCACGCCTCCTACCAGGTCGAGTCGCCCATCAATACCGGCATGACCAAGCGCGAATTCGAAAACCTGCACAAATTCTTTGCCCTTGCCATTGAATTTCCGTGGATTCGCAAGCTTTCCCGGCATCTGATCAGATGGCCGAACAACTTTCTGTTCAGTGTAATCTACCGGGTGTTCAAAGGCTACACCCACATTTTCCGCCTGCACATGAGCAGCGGGGAGATCGGCTTTCTCCGTTATCTTTGGGACTTATTGGGATATAAAATCCGCCGCCGCCTGGGAACTACCTATTGA
- a CDS encoding manganese efflux pump MntP family protein: MNLLTILGIAVALAMDAFAVAISTGVSLKQVSLRQTFRLSWHFGLFQALMPIIGWGLGSSVHGYMEAYAHWVAFVLLALVGSNMLKEAIETDEDEEEPKVRKDSTKGVTLVMLSVATSIDALAVGLSMSMLQVSIITPAILIGIVAGLFTITGLHLGKQVARLTWLSTWAEIAGGLVLWLIGLNILRENGAFELLF; the protein is encoded by the coding sequence ATGAATCTTCTCACAATCCTCGGGATAGCCGTGGCCCTGGCCATGGACGCCTTTGCCGTGGCCATCTCCACCGGCGTCAGTCTCAAGCAGGTAAGCCTGCGGCAGACCTTCCGGTTATCCTGGCATTTCGGTCTTTTCCAGGCCCTTATGCCGATTATCGGTTGGGGCCTTGGCAGCTCGGTGCATGGCTATATGGAGGCCTACGCCCATTGGGTAGCCTTCGTGCTGCTCGCCCTGGTCGGCAGCAATATGTTGAAGGAGGCCATCGAGACCGACGAGGATGAAGAGGAACCAAAGGTGCGGAAGGATTCCACGAAAGGCGTCACCTTGGTCATGTTGTCCGTTGCCACAAGTATCGATGCCCTGGCGGTCGGCCTGTCGATGTCGATGCTCCAGGTGTCGATCATCACCCCGGCAATCCTTATCGGCATCGTTGCCGGCCTCTTCACCATTACCGGACTCCACCTCGGTAAGCAAGTCGCCCGCCTGACCTGGCTGAGCACCTGGGCGGAAATAGCCGGCGGCCTGGTGCTCTGGCTGATTGGCCTGAATATCCTCCGTGAAAACGGGGCATTCGAATTGCTTTTTTAG
- a CDS encoding fused MFS/spermidine synthase has translation MKHDRMPPPPGFLQTAVFTCAILLSAFLLFWSQPLFARMILPILGGAAAVWTTSMLFFQLSLLAGYLYAHCSSRYLAVRQQILLHLVLLLAAGGTLPFYINGNRAGTLIPVDFPAFGVLSLAALTVGPPFFAVSATAPMLQRWFSRTSHRHRENPYFLYAASNLGSMAALIVFPVALEPLLGVERQTMIWAFGYFVLFWLLLVTGLVTLRGQALGSGAGMYQSAAALVLPAGKISATQRLSWIFLAFLPSSMMLGLTSHVTVDIAPVSMFWVLPLAIYLLSFVLVFSRFKTFVPNRLLAAIIVLCTVVLLGMKFTGNDRTLSTAELAVLLHLTLFFSSAWLLHGYLSSNRPPPAQLTEYYLWLAFGGMLGGLFNALLAPVIFSQIYEYFVVVLAVFSIASQVLVGRPRQAAASSGPQPAGMVMVFLVLLCVFVVADVVLRRPITPETQRGFAAGSVVLIIVAGGLAFRRPKGSTIGLALLVFTFGLIGNYLVLTVGHGNLLLDRTFYGAFKVRLKKDRDGTPYHLFIHGSTRHNLQRFGDDPLVNQEPLMYFHRQANIGHALTALKSHLARPMHLGFVGLGAGAMAAYVDYGDTATFYEIDPKVAAMAGDRRYFTYVGDARGKIGITVGDARLRLQQSADASYDLLLIDAFASDAIPVHLLTAEAVAMYLRKIKDDGMLLFHLSNRYLDLVRVLQGLVLPDGYVLCYASQTDVDRPAGLSGRIPGIFSHSQVALIARESALPAEITDAPRWRRLGHDPDFSPWTDDFSNVFGVLRIF, from the coding sequence ATGAAGCATGACAGGATGCCACCGCCGCCCGGTTTTTTACAAACCGCTGTATTTACCTGCGCTATCCTGCTCTCGGCCTTCCTACTGTTTTGGTCCCAACCGCTCTTTGCCAGAATGATTTTACCGATTCTTGGCGGCGCGGCTGCGGTGTGGACAACCAGCATGCTGTTCTTCCAGCTAAGTCTGCTTGCCGGGTACCTGTACGCCCACTGCAGCAGCAGATATCTGGCGGTACGTCAGCAGATTCTGCTCCACCTTGTTCTTCTTCTCGCGGCTGGCGGTACTCTGCCTTTTTATATCAACGGCAACCGCGCGGGGACACTGATTCCCGTGGATTTTCCGGCCTTTGGGGTCCTCTCTTTGGCGGCGCTCACCGTCGGCCCGCCCTTTTTTGCCGTGTCGGCGACGGCACCGATGCTGCAGCGCTGGTTTTCCAGGACCAGCCACCGGCACCGTGAGAATCCCTATTTCTTGTATGCCGCCAGCAACCTCGGCAGCATGGCCGCCCTGATCGTGTTTCCGGTCGCCCTTGAACCGCTCCTTGGGGTAGAGCGGCAAACCATGATCTGGGCATTTGGCTATTTTGTCCTGTTTTGGCTGCTGCTGGTGACTGGCCTTGTCACCCTGCGCGGCCAGGCGCTGGGCTCCGGCGCGGGGATGTATCAATCTGCCGCGGCACTTGTCTTGCCTGCCGGAAAGATATCTGCAACGCAGCGCCTTTCCTGGATTTTTCTGGCCTTCCTGCCTTCCAGCATGATGCTTGGTCTTACCAGCCATGTGACGGTGGACATTGCCCCGGTGTCGATGTTCTGGGTCCTCCCCCTGGCCATCTATCTTCTTTCCTTTGTCCTCGTCTTCTCGCGATTCAAGACTTTTGTTCCCAACAGGTTGCTGGCGGCAATCATAGTCCTTTGCACTGTTGTGCTTCTGGGTATGAAGTTTACCGGTAACGATCGTACCCTGAGTACAGCCGAACTTGCCGTTCTGCTGCACCTCACCTTGTTTTTCTCCTCCGCCTGGTTGCTGCATGGCTACTTGAGCAGCAACCGGCCTCCTCCTGCACAGCTTACCGAATACTATCTGTGGCTGGCATTCGGCGGCATGCTGGGCGGGCTTTTTAACGCCTTGCTGGCACCGGTGATCTTTAGTCAGATATATGAGTATTTCGTTGTAGTTCTGGCGGTTTTCAGTATTGCCTCGCAGGTATTGGTGGGCAGGCCGCGACAAGCAGCCGCGTCGAGTGGGCCGCAGCCTGCCGGAATGGTAATGGTCTTTCTGGTGCTGCTCTGCGTCTTTGTCGTGGCCGATGTTGTGCTGCGGCGCCCTATCACCCCGGAAACACAGCGGGGCTTTGCGGCCGGGTCGGTCGTCTTGATAATCGTTGCCGGGGGCCTGGCCTTTCGCAGGCCGAAGGGAAGCACGATTGGCCTTGCCCTCTTGGTATTTACCTTTGGACTCATCGGTAATTATCTTGTTCTTACCGTGGGCCATGGCAATCTCTTGTTAGACCGGACGTTTTACGGGGCCTTTAAGGTGAGGTTGAAAAAGGATCGCGATGGAACGCCGTATCACCTTTTTATTCATGGCAGCACCAGGCATAACCTGCAGCGGTTTGGCGACGATCCTTTGGTAAATCAGGAGCCTTTGATGTATTTTCATCGGCAGGCAAATATCGGCCATGCGCTGACCGCGCTGAAGAGCCATTTAGCCAGACCTATGCACTTGGGCTTTGTCGGCCTGGGCGCTGGTGCAATGGCTGCCTACGTAGATTACGGCGACACCGCCACCTTCTACGAGATTGACCCAAAGGTGGCGGCGATGGCCGGCGATAGACGCTATTTCACCTATGTGGGCGATGCCCGAGGCAAAATTGGAATTACCGTCGGTGATGCCCGGCTGCGGCTGCAGCAATCGGCTGACGCCTCCTATGACCTGCTGCTGATCGATGCCTTTGCCAGCGATGCCATACCCGTCCATCTGCTCACCGCCGAGGCTGTGGCGATGTATCTGCGGAAAATAAAGGACGATGGGATGTTGCTCTTTCACCTCAGCAATAGATACCTTGATTTGGTCCGAGTGCTGCAGGGTTTGGTGTTGCCAGACGGTTATGTGCTATGCTACGCCTCGCAGACCGATGTCGACAGGCCCGCTGGACTAAGTGGGCGCATTCCAGGCATCTTCAGCCATAGCCAGGTGGCATTGATAGCAAGAGAAAGTGCCCTGCCCGCGGAGATTACCGACGCACCGAGGTGGCGCAGGCTCGGCCATGACCCGGATTTCTCGCCGTGGACGGATGATTTTTCCAATGTCTTTGGGGTGTTGAGGATTTTCTAG
- a CDS encoding MBOAT family protein has translation MVFSSHIFLFYFLPLSLLAYYCMPRRGKNVLMTAISYIFYGWSNPLFTLLMFVSTLIDYCCGLIIGLAPADNIRRKKAGVAVAICSNLSLLAFFKYTGFAMESYNQLFLLLGIDGFDPVPVLHFLLPLGISFYTFQSMSYSIDVYRGDAVCIRNFLDFACFVSMFPQLVAGPIIRFQEVADQLASRTHTFEKFARGVAFFSLGMAKKVLLANSCGKIADTAFAAGSLHWLDSWFGIVAYSFQIYFDFSGYSDMAIGLGLMFGFVFAKNFDSPYRSASITEFWQRWHISLSTWLREYLYIPLGGNRKGAGRTAINLAIVMLLGGLWHGASWNFVFWGAIHGLLLGSERLFGKKPFYAILPKGLRVAVTFVLVMIAWVFFRAETLAGAIAYLGSMFGLVAVPNASLLLDGLLYTPYSLLAMALAALIVWRAPQTWDWTRQLGAGKAIVVIVVFAGTVAVLSMQSYNPFIYFNF, from the coding sequence ATGGTTTTTTCTTCCCATATTTTTCTCTTTTATTTCCTGCCGCTCAGCTTGCTTGCCTATTATTGCATGCCGAGGAGGGGAAAGAATGTCCTGATGACCGCCATCAGCTATATCTTTTACGGCTGGTCCAACCCGCTGTTTACCCTTTTAATGTTTGTCTCCACCCTGATCGACTATTGCTGTGGTCTGATCATCGGTTTGGCCCCGGCGGACAACATCCGGCGAAAGAAGGCAGGGGTTGCGGTGGCGATTTGCAGCAACTTGTCTTTGCTGGCTTTTTTCAAATATACCGGCTTTGCCATGGAGAGCTACAATCAGCTCTTTCTGCTCCTTGGCATCGATGGCTTTGATCCGGTGCCGGTACTGCATTTTCTCCTGCCGCTTGGCATCAGCTTTTATACCTTTCAGTCGATGAGCTACAGCATCGATGTCTACCGCGGTGACGCCGTCTGTATTCGCAACTTTCTCGATTTCGCCTGTTTTGTGTCGATGTTTCCGCAACTCGTCGCCGGACCGATCATCCGTTTTCAGGAGGTCGCCGACCAGTTGGCGAGCCGGACGCATACCTTTGAAAAATTCGCCCGGGGGGTAGCCTTTTTCAGCCTCGGCATGGCCAAGAAGGTGTTGCTCGCCAATTCCTGCGGCAAGATCGCCGATACCGCCTTTGCCGCCGGGTCTTTGCACTGGCTCGACAGCTGGTTCGGTATCGTCGCCTACAGTTTTCAGATCTATTTCGACTTCAGCGGCTATTCCGATATGGCCATTGGTCTTGGCCTGATGTTCGGCTTTGTCTTTGCCAAAAACTTTGATTCGCCGTATCGCTCGGCGTCGATCACCGAATTTTGGCAACGCTGGCATATCTCACTTTCCACCTGGCTGCGCGAGTACCTGTATATTCCCTTGGGTGGCAACCGCAAGGGCGCAGGGAGGACGGCAATAAACCTGGCCATCGTCATGCTCCTTGGTGGTCTGTGGCATGGCGCCTCGTGGAACTTTGTCTTCTGGGGAGCGATACACGGCCTCCTTCTCGGCAGTGAGCGGTTGTTTGGCAAGAAACCGTTTTATGCCATACTGCCAAAGGGACTGCGCGTTGCCGTAACCTTTGTGCTGGTGATGATCGCCTGGGTGTTTTTCCGGGCGGAAACCCTTGCCGGGGCAATCGCCTATCTCGGTTCGATGTTCGGTCTGGTGGCGGTTCCCAACGCCTCACTCCTTCTTGACGGCCTCCTCTATACCCCCTATTCCCTCCTCGCCATGGCCCTTGCCGCGCTAATAGTCTGGCGGGCGCCGCAGACCTGGGACTGGACGCGGCAGTTGGGGGCGGGCAAGGCCATCGTGGTGATTGTTGTCTTTGCCGGGACGGTTGCCGTGCTCAGTATGCAGTCCTATAATCCCTTCATCTATTTCAATTTTTAA